Proteins encoded together in one Impatiens glandulifera chromosome 1, dImpGla2.1, whole genome shotgun sequence window:
- the LOC124919779 gene encoding chromatin modification-related protein EAF1 B-like isoform X2 gives MHGCILESAPRVNAEVDSMGEVVDGRVGISSILAPQHPAIEEAQDELRLEYDVREERRRELEFLERGGNPLDYKLGNGASVSVQSTSLTNQPRGCEAKDSFVQTTSPRGDSVESSGRPGACAVCEPNSADNLLLFDGESEFIGGERNPVQPSKNVIAPLLQGSQNAKESGESGALPFPKNQAYRRRIRTRPNRDNAQSRPGHVPSVPSGPKDFKVSIVDANNSKDKSIAPVCNSKPCTPSGNLDCKATPSHSRSVMELDDLGVAKSTVEPPVPEPGASKSFLGEKPSLHSGAVSQGNSGLPESTRGSDQLISVVHCPQSEATVKAETKPCPGNEKRERSKMVNEDGNVTRGPKCLDSESSCTPISLNRNINDEAFINLGNADADRNNENKFDGSCVSANEVRPSGYQSEQGNGSLFRSEKELLDSVCHIENEVKSSVPVNSVLPNGNSASVTERRANDQIRDESIIPKGNASTDLSLSLASTEKASSNKTCGSVDASVLVQTILPSQHYSMALEKQPCSEACVELEIKAHEDAILEEALTIEAKQKRIAELSVITLPTENFQKSHWNFVLEEMAWLANDFSQERLWKLTAAAQLGRQITFASHLRSKENFDHCKQKKVAYSLAKAIMDFWQLAEEKLNHFQPSSPGKKNSLLAVHGYAARFLKYNKCATAVSQEETTVNPDWTYDLLVMKLLPEDRSQGENLFYKVPFGAMEAYRRSIESYIIRCQKIGNVQEEVDTSSMHDAATANIYDEDEGETNTYFLPGGFGSNKSSRFPQKKKKNSIRFYTGRSYDRGSDMPNMENKFRNQQTVQMGKKPAGNLSVGPIPPKRMRTASRPRVLGPINTGSSGGVLGITKTDSSSGDTNSFQDDQSTYRSGYLPNSFEVESTGDFEKQPPFDSTEVSKPRKKKKAKYMMDHSKRRLDGHQFDSNGSSGFPGQHIRKKQKMLKSLDNPMDNHVQTGSSIPSPAASQMSNMHNPNKIIRILNGRDRIKKFKAFKIPAGQSGSGSPWSLFEDQALVVLVHDLGPNWEVVSDAINNTLQFKCIFRRPKECKERHSVLMDRTAVDGADSAEDSGSSQPYPSTLPGIPKGSARQLFQRLQEPVEEDMLKSHFEKIIMISQKLSHRSQNDCIDGKRMQPHPSHILALQLVPNYVDGGPPATPLDLCDTPASSPDGLSLGYQGSLASGLAITHPGSMASVLPTSGANSSIQGSSGVVHANNFSSSSVPGNTSMRDGRYVVPRSAALPIDEQKRMQQYNQVPGRNVQTLGLPVPSAPQGTDRSVRMLPSGNGMGVMCGKNRNMPMTRPGLQGFPSPSILNSGSAPSSNMTSMPHPTNMHHGVGSGQGMLSPRDNMHMMRPGQNPDHQRQIVTPELHMQISQGNNQGGVPSFGGLSPGFSNQTLTSPVQLHPVHQQQQQSHLLNSSHIQGQNHSANTQNQMHAHRLAKERQLQKQRLHQHQQHMTHVPPQHHLPSAPNSPQLQPQASLAPASQPSTTTTITQQQHQNVHTPPHGFGRTQVSKQRQRQQQFQQSSGQHPQQRQQSQSQQQAKLSKGAGREGNLSKDYSLPNGITAAPGNQSSSKGDQVMHSIQGQGLHTVSGVNHVQTSKPPGPQYLNQNRLQTKMHNGQPIPSTKQVQNTPIQSDNNSKGHMRPTSNHTIPVATASINHKQLQQHQKSVNQSQLLSQKVLQHNCPPDPPNKLQENKSQVDDQTVGNPTEVVEVTGSQTSSIDSKAIGSSTSGQGKVSEKEYDSNANSALSSSPVANSSLTNAAGSEIMTTMGKGLPQGQSSSDLSPINVLKQPQIQSPNMRLPMTQLQKSSNQQVTPRQQPQQQTEHLPAENNNLSMRPTNPMKE, from the exons ATGCATGGATGCATCTTAGAATCTGCTCCCCGAGTGAATGCTGAGGTTGATTCCATGGGAGAAGTTGTTGATGGAAGAGTTGGAATTAGTAGCATACTGGCACCCCAGCATCCAGCAATTGAGGAGGCTCAGGATGAACTTAG GCTGGAGTATGATGTTCGCgaggaaagaagaagagagcTAGAATTTCTTGAAAGG gGCGGCAATCCTTTAGACTACAAGCTAGGGAATGGTGCCTCAGTTAGTGTCCAATCTACTTCACTGACCAATCAACCTCGTGGATG TGAGGCCAAAGATAGTTTTGTTCAAACCACTTCCCCTCGTGGAGATTCAGTTGAAAGTAGTGGTAGACCAGGGGCTTGTGCAGTCTGTGAACCTAATAGTGCTGATAATCTTTTGTTATTTGATGGAGAAAGTGAGTTTATTGGAGGTGAAAGGAATCCTGTGCAACCTAGTAAGAATGTCATTGCTCCATTACTTCAAGGTAGTCAAAATGCCAAAGAATCTGGAGAATCAGGCGCCCTtcccttcccaaaaaaccaagCATATAGGCGGAGGATTAGGACAAGACCTAATCGTGATAATGCTCAATCCCGTCCTGGTCATGTTCCTTCCGTGCCTTCAGGTCCAAAGGATTTTAAGGTGTCTATAGTTGATGCAAATAATTCGAAGGACAAAAGCATTGCACCAGTCTGCAATTCAAAGCCATGTACTCCAAGTGGTAATTTAGACTGTAAAGCGACACCTTCACATAGTCGGTCTGTTATGGAACTCGACGATTTAGGTGTTGCAAAATCTACTGTTGAACCACCTGTTCCTGAGCCAGGTGCTTCCAAAAGTTTTCTTGGTGAAAAACCCAGCCTACATTCTGGAGCTGTTTCCCAAGGAAATTCTGGATTACCGGAATCTACACGAGGAAGTGACCAGTTGATTTCAGTAGTACATTGTCCACAATCTGAAGCTACAGTAAAAGCTGAAACTAAACCTTGCCCTGGCaatgagaagagagaaagatCGAAAATGGTCAATGAAGATGGTAATGTTACACGTGGTCCCAAGTGTTTAGACTCAGAATCATCTTGCACACCAATCAGTTTGAATAGAAATATAAATGATGAAGCATTCATAAACCTAGGGAATGCGGATGCTGATAggaataatgaaaataaatttgatggAAGTTGTGTTTCGGCAAACGAGGTTAGGCCTTCAGGTTATCAAAGTGAACAGGGAAATGGTTCACTTTTCAGATCTGAGAAAGAACTATTGGACAGTGTCTGCCACATTGAAAATGAGGTGAAATCTTCTGTTCCAGTGAATAGTGTTTTACCAAATGGAAATTCTGCTTCAGTAACAGAAAGAAGAGCTAACGATCAAATTAGGGATGAGTCCATTATACCAAAGGGAAATGCTTCTACAGATTTATCTTTATCCCTAGCTTCCACAGAAAAGGCTTCTTCAAATAAGACTTGTGGTTCAGTGGACGCTTCTGTTCTTGTTCAAACAATCTTGCCTTCTCAGCATTATTCAATGGCTCTCGAGAAGCAACCTTGCTCTGAAGCTTGTGTGGAACTGGAAATCAAAGCACATGAAGATGCTATTCTTGAAGAAGCTTTAACAATAGAG GCAAAGCAGAAAAGAATTGCTGAGCTATCTGTCATAACCCTGCCCACGGAAAATTTCCAAAAGTCCCATTGGAATTTTGTCCTTGAAGAGATGGCATGGCTGGCCAATGATTTTTCACAG GAGCGTCTCTGGAAGTTAACTGCTGCTGCTCAATTGGGACGTCAAATTACTTTTGCCTCTCATTTAAGATCTAAGGAAAATTTTGACCATTGCAAACAAAAGAAAGTGGCTTATTCCTTGGCAAAAGCTATAATGGACTTCTGGCAATTAGCAGAG GAGAAACTCAACCATTTTCAACCTTCGAGTcctggaaaaaaaaattctctgcTTGCTGTCCATGGTTATGCTGCGAGatttcttaaatataataaatgtgcTACTGCAGTTAGCCAAGAAGAAACCACAGTAAATCCTGATTGGACATACGATCTTCTTGTTATGAAACTATTACCGGAGGACCGGTCACAAGGA GAAAACCTTTTCTACAAAGTTCCTTTCGGGGCAATGGAGGCATATAGGAGATCCATTGAATCTTATATAATCCGGTGTCAG AAAATTGGCAATGTACAAGAAGAAGTAGATACATCTTCAATGCATGATGCTGCAACAG CAAATATTTATGACGAGGATGAAGGAGAAACAAACACATATTTTCTGCCTGGTGGTTTTGGAAGTAATAAATCATCGAGGTTccctcaaaagaaaaagaagaattcTATAAGATTTTATACAGGCAGATCATATGACAGAGGATCAGATATGCCAAACAtggaaaataaatttagaaatcaACAGACCGTCCAAATGGGAAAAAAGCCTGCTGGCAATCTTAGTGTTGGTCCAATTCCCCCGAAGCGCATGAGAACTGCTTCAAGGCCAAGGGTTTTAGGCCCTATTAATACTGGAAGTTCTGGAGGTGTTCTGGGTATAACAAAGACTGATTCTTCTAGTGGTGATACAAACTCTTTTCAAGATGACCAGAGTACCTATCGTAGTGGATACTTGCCAAACAGTTTTGAAGTTGAGTCTACGGGTGACTTTGAAAAGCAGCCACCATTTGATTCAACAGAAGTATCAAAAcctagaaagaaaaagaaggcaAAGTATATg ATGGATCACTCAAAGAGGAGGTTGGATGGTCATCAGTTTGATTCTAATGGAAGCAGTG GTTTTCCTGGGCAACATATCAGAAAGAAGCAAAAGATGCTCAAGTCACTGGATAATCCCATGGACAATCATGTCCAAACAGGCAGTTCAATTCCTTCTCCTGCAGCTTCACAGATGAGTAATATGCACAACCCTAATAAAATAATTCGAATACTCAATGGCCGGGATCGAATTAAGAAGTTCAAAGCCTTCAAG ATACCTGCTGGGCAGAGTGGGAGTGGAAGTCCATGGTCATTGTTTGAAGACCAG GCACTTGTTGTCCTTGTACATGATTTGGGCCCAAACTGGGAAGTTGTGAGTGATGCCATCAATAATACTTTGCAATTCAAG TGTATATTTCGTAGGCCTAAAGAATGCAAGGAACGGCACAGCGTTTTGATGGACAGAACTGCTGTTGATGGTGCTGATAGTGCTGAAGATTCAGGATCTTCTCAACCTTATCCATCTACCTTGCCAGGCATTCCTAAG GGTTCTGCCAGACAATTGTTTCAACGTCTGCAGGAGCCAGTGGAAGAGGATATGCTTAAATCACATTTTGAGAAGATTATCATGATATCGCAAAAATTGAGCCATAGGTCACAG AATGATTGCATAGATGGAAAAAGAATGCAGCCGCACCCATCTCATATTCTCGCCCTTCAACTTGTACCTAACTATGTAGATGGAGGACCTCCAGCCAC GCCTCTTGATCTTTgtgatacacctgcatcaagcCCTGATGGTCTTTCTCTTGGATACCAAGGTTCTCTCGCAAGTGGCTTAGCTATTACACATCCTGGCAGTATGGCTTCTGTTCTTCCTACTTCTGGTGCAAACTCCTCTATTCAAGGTTCATCTGGTGTGGTCCATGCCAATAACTTTTCATCATCGTCTGTCCCGGGCAATACTTCAATGAG GGATGGTAGATATGTTGTTCCCCGATCAGCAGCATTACCTATTGATGAACAGAAGAGAATGCAACAATACAATCAAGTACCTGGAAGAAATGTTCAGACACTTGGTTTGCCAGTTCCTTCAGCTCCCCAGGGAACAGATCGTAGTGTTCGAATGTTGCCTAGTGGAAATGGTATGGGTGTTATGTGTGGGAAGAATAGAAACATGCCAATGACAAGACCTGGTTTGCAAGGGTTCCCCTCACCATCAATCCTGAATTCTGGTAGCGCGCCGTCTTCTAATATGACATCAATGCCACATCCCACTAATATGCATCATGGAGTTGGTTCAGGTCAAGGGATGTTGAGTCCTCGTGATAATATGCATATGATGCGG CCTGGACAGAATCCAGATCATCAAAGGCAAATTGTTACACCAGAGCTTCACATGCAAATATCACAAGGGAATAACCAGGGAGGAGTCCCTTCTTTTGGAGGTCTAAGTCCCGGTTTCTCTAATCAGACATTGACTTCTCCTGTTCAGTTGCATCCAGTGCATCAGCAGCAACAACAATCCCATCTTCTTAATAGTTCCCATATTCAAGGACAAAATCATTCTGCTAATACTCAAAACCAAATGCATGCACACCGGCTAGCAAAAGAGAGGCAGTTACAGAAACAACGGTTACACCAGCATCAGCAGCATATGACACATGTGCCTCCTCAACATCATCTTCCCTCTGCTCCTAATAGTCCCCAACTTCAACCTCAAGCTTCATTAGCACCAGCATCTCAACCATCCACCACAACTACCATAACTCAGCAGCAACATCAGAACGTACACACACCACCTCATGGGTTTGGCCGAACCCAAGTTAGTAAGCAACGACAACGCCAACAGCAGTTTCAGCAATCTAGCGGGCAACATCCTCAGCAGAGACAACAGAGTCAATCTCAACAGCAGGCTAAGCTTTCAAAAGGAGCTGGAAGAGAGGGAAACCTTTCAAAAGATTATTCCCTTCCCAATGGCATAACTGCTGCTCCAGGAAACCAATCTTCCAGCAAAGGAGACCAGGTGATGCATTCGATTCAAGGACAGGGTTTGCATACTGTGTCTGGAGTGAATCATGTTCAAACATCCAAGCCACCAGGACCTCAGTATTTGAATCAAAATCGCCTACAAACAAAAATGCACAATGGCCAGCCAATTCCTTCCACAAAGCAAGTCCAGAATACACCGATTCAGTCGGATAATAATAGTAAAGGTCATATGAGACCAACTTCCAATCACACAATTCCAGTAGCTACGGCATCTATAAACCATAAACAGCTACAGCAACACCAGAAGTCTGTGAATCAATCTCAATTGTTATCCCAGAAAGTGCTACAACACAATTGTCCCCCAGACCCACCCAACAAGCTGCAGGAGAATAAAAGCCAAGTTGACGACCAGACTGTTGGCAATCCAACAGAAGTGGTTGAAGTAACAGGATCTCAAACATCATCTATTGATTCAAAGGCTATTGGTTCTTCTACCAGTGGCCAGGGTAAAGTTTCAGAAAAGGAATATGATTCTAATGCAAATTCAGCATTGAGCTCAAGCCCAGTTGCAAATTCGTCTTTGACTAATGCTGCTGGTAGTGAAATAATGACCACAATGGGTAAAGGGCTTCCTCAGGGGCAGTCATCCAGTGATTTATCACCTATCAATGTGCTGAAGCAACCACAAATACAATCACCTAATATGCGTTTACCCATGACACAGCTGcaaaaatcatcaaatcaacAGGTAACTCCTAGACAGCAACCTCAGCAACAGACCGAGCACTTGCCGGCTGAAAATAACAATTTGAGCATGAGACCGACTAACCCGATGAAGGAATGA
- the LOC124919779 gene encoding chromatin modification-related protein EAF1 B-like isoform X1, whose product MHGCILESAPRVNAEVDSMGEVVDGRVGISSILAPQHPAIEEAQDELRLEYDVREERRRELEFLERGGNPLDYKLGNGASVSVQSTSLTNQPRGCEAKDSFVQTTSPRGDSVESSGRPGACAVCEPNSADNLLLFDGESEFIGGERNPVQPSKNVIAPLLQGSQNAKESGESGALPFPKNQAYRRRIRTRPNRDNAQSRPGHVPSVPSGPKDFKVSIVDANNSKDKSIAPVCNSKPCTPSGNLDCKATPSHSRSVMELDDLGVAKSTVEPPVPEPGASKSFLGEKPSLHSGAVSQGNSGLPESTRGSDQLISVVHCPQSEATVKAETKPCPGNEKRERSKMVNEDGNVTRGPKCLDSESSCTPISLNRNINDEAFINLGNADADRNNENKFDGSCVSANEVRPSGYQSEQGNGSLFRSEKELLDSVCHIENEVKSSVPVNSVLPNGNSASVTERRANDQIRDESIIPKGNASTDLSLSLASTEKASSNKTCGSVDASVLVQTILPSQHYSMALEKQPCSEACVELEIKAHEDAILEEALTIEAKQKRIAELSVITLPTENFQKSHWNFVLEEMAWLANDFSQERLWKLTAAAQLGRQITFASHLRSKENFDHCKQKKVAYSLAKAIMDFWQLAEEKLNHFQPSSPGKKNSLLAVHGYAARFLKYNKCATAVSQEETTVNPDWTYDLLVMKLLPEDRSQGENLFYKVPFGAMEAYRRSIESYIIRCQKIGNVQEEVDTSSMHDAATANIYDEDEGETNTYFLPGGFGSNKSSRFPQKKKKNSIRFYTGRSYDRGSDMPNMENKFRNQQTVQMGKKPAGNLSVGPIPPKRMRTASRPRVLGPINTGSSGGVLGITKTDSSSGDTNSFQDDQSTYRSGYLPNSFEVESTGDFEKQPPFDSTEVSKPRKKKKAKYMGTPYDQRWQFDTTLQIEPMDHSKRRLDGHQFDSNGSSGFPGQHIRKKQKMLKSLDNPMDNHVQTGSSIPSPAASQMSNMHNPNKIIRILNGRDRIKKFKAFKIPAGQSGSGSPWSLFEDQALVVLVHDLGPNWEVVSDAINNTLQFKCIFRRPKECKERHSVLMDRTAVDGADSAEDSGSSQPYPSTLPGIPKGSARQLFQRLQEPVEEDMLKSHFEKIIMISQKLSHRSQNDCIDGKRMQPHPSHILALQLVPNYVDGGPPATPLDLCDTPASSPDGLSLGYQGSLASGLAITHPGSMASVLPTSGANSSIQGSSGVVHANNFSSSSVPGNTSMRDGRYVVPRSAALPIDEQKRMQQYNQVPGRNVQTLGLPVPSAPQGTDRSVRMLPSGNGMGVMCGKNRNMPMTRPGLQGFPSPSILNSGSAPSSNMTSMPHPTNMHHGVGSGQGMLSPRDNMHMMRPGQNPDHQRQIVTPELHMQISQGNNQGGVPSFGGLSPGFSNQTLTSPVQLHPVHQQQQQSHLLNSSHIQGQNHSANTQNQMHAHRLAKERQLQKQRLHQHQQHMTHVPPQHHLPSAPNSPQLQPQASLAPASQPSTTTTITQQQHQNVHTPPHGFGRTQVSKQRQRQQQFQQSSGQHPQQRQQSQSQQQAKLSKGAGREGNLSKDYSLPNGITAAPGNQSSSKGDQVMHSIQGQGLHTVSGVNHVQTSKPPGPQYLNQNRLQTKMHNGQPIPSTKQVQNTPIQSDNNSKGHMRPTSNHTIPVATASINHKQLQQHQKSVNQSQLLSQKVLQHNCPPDPPNKLQENKSQVDDQTVGNPTEVVEVTGSQTSSIDSKAIGSSTSGQGKVSEKEYDSNANSALSSSPVANSSLTNAAGSEIMTTMGKGLPQGQSSSDLSPINVLKQPQIQSPNMRLPMTQLQKSSNQQVTPRQQPQQQTEHLPAENNNLSMRPTNPMKE is encoded by the exons ATGCATGGATGCATCTTAGAATCTGCTCCCCGAGTGAATGCTGAGGTTGATTCCATGGGAGAAGTTGTTGATGGAAGAGTTGGAATTAGTAGCATACTGGCACCCCAGCATCCAGCAATTGAGGAGGCTCAGGATGAACTTAG GCTGGAGTATGATGTTCGCgaggaaagaagaagagagcTAGAATTTCTTGAAAGG gGCGGCAATCCTTTAGACTACAAGCTAGGGAATGGTGCCTCAGTTAGTGTCCAATCTACTTCACTGACCAATCAACCTCGTGGATG TGAGGCCAAAGATAGTTTTGTTCAAACCACTTCCCCTCGTGGAGATTCAGTTGAAAGTAGTGGTAGACCAGGGGCTTGTGCAGTCTGTGAACCTAATAGTGCTGATAATCTTTTGTTATTTGATGGAGAAAGTGAGTTTATTGGAGGTGAAAGGAATCCTGTGCAACCTAGTAAGAATGTCATTGCTCCATTACTTCAAGGTAGTCAAAATGCCAAAGAATCTGGAGAATCAGGCGCCCTtcccttcccaaaaaaccaagCATATAGGCGGAGGATTAGGACAAGACCTAATCGTGATAATGCTCAATCCCGTCCTGGTCATGTTCCTTCCGTGCCTTCAGGTCCAAAGGATTTTAAGGTGTCTATAGTTGATGCAAATAATTCGAAGGACAAAAGCATTGCACCAGTCTGCAATTCAAAGCCATGTACTCCAAGTGGTAATTTAGACTGTAAAGCGACACCTTCACATAGTCGGTCTGTTATGGAACTCGACGATTTAGGTGTTGCAAAATCTACTGTTGAACCACCTGTTCCTGAGCCAGGTGCTTCCAAAAGTTTTCTTGGTGAAAAACCCAGCCTACATTCTGGAGCTGTTTCCCAAGGAAATTCTGGATTACCGGAATCTACACGAGGAAGTGACCAGTTGATTTCAGTAGTACATTGTCCACAATCTGAAGCTACAGTAAAAGCTGAAACTAAACCTTGCCCTGGCaatgagaagagagaaagatCGAAAATGGTCAATGAAGATGGTAATGTTACACGTGGTCCCAAGTGTTTAGACTCAGAATCATCTTGCACACCAATCAGTTTGAATAGAAATATAAATGATGAAGCATTCATAAACCTAGGGAATGCGGATGCTGATAggaataatgaaaataaatttgatggAAGTTGTGTTTCGGCAAACGAGGTTAGGCCTTCAGGTTATCAAAGTGAACAGGGAAATGGTTCACTTTTCAGATCTGAGAAAGAACTATTGGACAGTGTCTGCCACATTGAAAATGAGGTGAAATCTTCTGTTCCAGTGAATAGTGTTTTACCAAATGGAAATTCTGCTTCAGTAACAGAAAGAAGAGCTAACGATCAAATTAGGGATGAGTCCATTATACCAAAGGGAAATGCTTCTACAGATTTATCTTTATCCCTAGCTTCCACAGAAAAGGCTTCTTCAAATAAGACTTGTGGTTCAGTGGACGCTTCTGTTCTTGTTCAAACAATCTTGCCTTCTCAGCATTATTCAATGGCTCTCGAGAAGCAACCTTGCTCTGAAGCTTGTGTGGAACTGGAAATCAAAGCACATGAAGATGCTATTCTTGAAGAAGCTTTAACAATAGAG GCAAAGCAGAAAAGAATTGCTGAGCTATCTGTCATAACCCTGCCCACGGAAAATTTCCAAAAGTCCCATTGGAATTTTGTCCTTGAAGAGATGGCATGGCTGGCCAATGATTTTTCACAG GAGCGTCTCTGGAAGTTAACTGCTGCTGCTCAATTGGGACGTCAAATTACTTTTGCCTCTCATTTAAGATCTAAGGAAAATTTTGACCATTGCAAACAAAAGAAAGTGGCTTATTCCTTGGCAAAAGCTATAATGGACTTCTGGCAATTAGCAGAG GAGAAACTCAACCATTTTCAACCTTCGAGTcctggaaaaaaaaattctctgcTTGCTGTCCATGGTTATGCTGCGAGatttcttaaatataataaatgtgcTACTGCAGTTAGCCAAGAAGAAACCACAGTAAATCCTGATTGGACATACGATCTTCTTGTTATGAAACTATTACCGGAGGACCGGTCACAAGGA GAAAACCTTTTCTACAAAGTTCCTTTCGGGGCAATGGAGGCATATAGGAGATCCATTGAATCTTATATAATCCGGTGTCAG AAAATTGGCAATGTACAAGAAGAAGTAGATACATCTTCAATGCATGATGCTGCAACAG CAAATATTTATGACGAGGATGAAGGAGAAACAAACACATATTTTCTGCCTGGTGGTTTTGGAAGTAATAAATCATCGAGGTTccctcaaaagaaaaagaagaattcTATAAGATTTTATACAGGCAGATCATATGACAGAGGATCAGATATGCCAAACAtggaaaataaatttagaaatcaACAGACCGTCCAAATGGGAAAAAAGCCTGCTGGCAATCTTAGTGTTGGTCCAATTCCCCCGAAGCGCATGAGAACTGCTTCAAGGCCAAGGGTTTTAGGCCCTATTAATACTGGAAGTTCTGGAGGTGTTCTGGGTATAACAAAGACTGATTCTTCTAGTGGTGATACAAACTCTTTTCAAGATGACCAGAGTACCTATCGTAGTGGATACTTGCCAAACAGTTTTGAAGTTGAGTCTACGGGTGACTTTGAAAAGCAGCCACCATTTGATTCAACAGAAGTATCAAAAcctagaaagaaaaagaaggcaAAGTATATg GGTACCCCTTATGATCAGAGATGGCAGTTTGATACAACATTACAAATTGAACCG ATGGATCACTCAAAGAGGAGGTTGGATGGTCATCAGTTTGATTCTAATGGAAGCAGTG GTTTTCCTGGGCAACATATCAGAAAGAAGCAAAAGATGCTCAAGTCACTGGATAATCCCATGGACAATCATGTCCAAACAGGCAGTTCAATTCCTTCTCCTGCAGCTTCACAGATGAGTAATATGCACAACCCTAATAAAATAATTCGAATACTCAATGGCCGGGATCGAATTAAGAAGTTCAAAGCCTTCAAG ATACCTGCTGGGCAGAGTGGGAGTGGAAGTCCATGGTCATTGTTTGAAGACCAG GCACTTGTTGTCCTTGTACATGATTTGGGCCCAAACTGGGAAGTTGTGAGTGATGCCATCAATAATACTTTGCAATTCAAG TGTATATTTCGTAGGCCTAAAGAATGCAAGGAACGGCACAGCGTTTTGATGGACAGAACTGCTGTTGATGGTGCTGATAGTGCTGAAGATTCAGGATCTTCTCAACCTTATCCATCTACCTTGCCAGGCATTCCTAAG GGTTCTGCCAGACAATTGTTTCAACGTCTGCAGGAGCCAGTGGAAGAGGATATGCTTAAATCACATTTTGAGAAGATTATCATGATATCGCAAAAATTGAGCCATAGGTCACAG AATGATTGCATAGATGGAAAAAGAATGCAGCCGCACCCATCTCATATTCTCGCCCTTCAACTTGTACCTAACTATGTAGATGGAGGACCTCCAGCCAC GCCTCTTGATCTTTgtgatacacctgcatcaagcCCTGATGGTCTTTCTCTTGGATACCAAGGTTCTCTCGCAAGTGGCTTAGCTATTACACATCCTGGCAGTATGGCTTCTGTTCTTCCTACTTCTGGTGCAAACTCCTCTATTCAAGGTTCATCTGGTGTGGTCCATGCCAATAACTTTTCATCATCGTCTGTCCCGGGCAATACTTCAATGAG GGATGGTAGATATGTTGTTCCCCGATCAGCAGCATTACCTATTGATGAACAGAAGAGAATGCAACAATACAATCAAGTACCTGGAAGAAATGTTCAGACACTTGGTTTGCCAGTTCCTTCAGCTCCCCAGGGAACAGATCGTAGTGTTCGAATGTTGCCTAGTGGAAATGGTATGGGTGTTATGTGTGGGAAGAATAGAAACATGCCAATGACAAGACCTGGTTTGCAAGGGTTCCCCTCACCATCAATCCTGAATTCTGGTAGCGCGCCGTCTTCTAATATGACATCAATGCCACATCCCACTAATATGCATCATGGAGTTGGTTCAGGTCAAGGGATGTTGAGTCCTCGTGATAATATGCATATGATGCGG CCTGGACAGAATCCAGATCATCAAAGGCAAATTGTTACACCAGAGCTTCACATGCAAATATCACAAGGGAATAACCAGGGAGGAGTCCCTTCTTTTGGAGGTCTAAGTCCCGGTTTCTCTAATCAGACATTGACTTCTCCTGTTCAGTTGCATCCAGTGCATCAGCAGCAACAACAATCCCATCTTCTTAATAGTTCCCATATTCAAGGACAAAATCATTCTGCTAATACTCAAAACCAAATGCATGCACACCGGCTAGCAAAAGAGAGGCAGTTACAGAAACAACGGTTACACCAGCATCAGCAGCATATGACACATGTGCCTCCTCAACATCATCTTCCCTCTGCTCCTAATAGTCCCCAACTTCAACCTCAAGCTTCATTAGCACCAGCATCTCAACCATCCACCACAACTACCATAACTCAGCAGCAACATCAGAACGTACACACACCACCTCATGGGTTTGGCCGAACCCAAGTTAGTAAGCAACGACAACGCCAACAGCAGTTTCAGCAATCTAGCGGGCAACATCCTCAGCAGAGACAACAGAGTCAATCTCAACAGCAGGCTAAGCTTTCAAAAGGAGCTGGAAGAGAGGGAAACCTTTCAAAAGATTATTCCCTTCCCAATGGCATAACTGCTGCTCCAGGAAACCAATCTTCCAGCAAAGGAGACCAGGTGATGCATTCGATTCAAGGACAGGGTTTGCATACTGTGTCTGGAGTGAATCATGTTCAAACATCCAAGCCACCAGGACCTCAGTATTTGAATCAAAATCGCCTACAAACAAAAATGCACAATGGCCAGCCAATTCCTTCCACAAAGCAAGTCCAGAATACACCGATTCAGTCGGATAATAATAGTAAAGGTCATATGAGACCAACTTCCAATCACACAATTCCAGTAGCTACGGCATCTATAAACCATAAACAGCTACAGCAACACCAGAAGTCTGTGAATCAATCTCAATTGTTATCCCAGAAAGTGCTACAACACAATTGTCCCCCAGACCCACCCAACAAGCTGCAGGAGAATAAAAGCCAAGTTGACGACCAGACTGTTGGCAATCCAACAGAAGTGGTTGAAGTAACAGGATCTCAAACATCATCTATTGATTCAAAGGCTATTGGTTCTTCTACCAGTGGCCAGGGTAAAGTTTCAGAAAAGGAATATGATTCTAATGCAAATTCAGCATTGAGCTCAAGCCCAGTTGCAAATTCGTCTTTGACTAATGCTGCTGGTAGTGAAATAATGACCACAATGGGTAAAGGGCTTCCTCAGGGGCAGTCATCCAGTGATTTATCACCTATCAATGTGCTGAAGCAACCACAAATACAATCACCTAATATGCGTTTACCCATGACACAGCTGcaaaaatcatcaaatcaacAGGTAACTCCTAGACAGCAACCTCAGCAACAGACCGAGCACTTGCCGGCTGAAAATAACAATTTGAGCATGAGACCGACTAACCCGATGAAGGAATGA